Within Candidatus Aquicultor sp., the genomic segment GAACTCCCGCTATTTTGGAGGTGTACTGTGTCCGTCGACGACAAGATAAAGACAGATCAGGTCGATGACCTCTTTGAAGCAATCCTGAAGCTTAAAACCAGGGATGAAGTGTACAAGTTTCTCGAGGATTTATGCACTATCGCTGAAATCAAATCGATGGCGCAGCGCTGGGCAGTCGCCAGAAAACTCGATGCCGGCGAAACCTATATCGATATCGCAACAGACACGGGCGCAAGCACCGCTACAATTAGCAGGGTAAAGCGCTACCTCGAATATGGCGCCGACGGCTACCGCCTTATCTTAGACCGCATGGAAGATTAATAGCCGGCGCGATGACTTAACTACCCCCCGCTCCGAGATATCCCTGCACTTAAAGTTAGCAGCTACCGATGCCGATATGGTATTAATAGCTATTACTTAAGGGGTACCTATTGAATAAGCTCGATTTATTAGATGATAGGCGTGCGCATCTGTCATTTAAGTTGAGCATTATATCGATCGTTCTCGTCGCTACCGTCTTTACGATTTTCGCTTCATTCACCCTGAATCATTACACCCAGATTATTGGACAAGAGCGCAAAGAGCAGTTGTTGGCTATTACAAACGCCGCAGTAGCCGGACTTGGTTCGCTCAACATTACTGATGCCCGCACTAGCGAGCGAGTGCTCGATGAAATCGCCGGAAGCAGCTCCGATATACAAGCTGTTGTACTGTACTCCGCCGGCGAGTCGGGTGAGGCACAAGAGGTAGCGCGCAACACGGGGGCTTTGCTTGCGTCGAGCGCAGCTATTAATGCGCCTTCGTTAAATGCGCTTCAGCCGGGCCATCCGTACTACGGAGAGCTAAAAGTTACGAATGGTAGAACTATGGTCTATACAACCGCGCTTATTCAAAGTCGCGGGGGAGCGCAAGCAATGCTTGCAATATATGCGAAAGGCGTGCCGGCAGCAACCGTTGAACGGTATGCTATGTTGACGTATGCAGAGGCGCTCATCGCCATAATAGCGCTCTGCGGATTTCTCTTTGTAGTTCACAAAAAAGAGGTTTTTACCCCGCTTTCAAAACTGCTTGCTTGTGCACGTGAGGCAACCGGTAACTCGGCGGGCATACCGAACAACATGGTATATGATGAGTTTGGCGAACTCTCGTATGAGCTTAACCTAATGGCGTGCGAGCTCTTTAGCAATCGCGAAGAAAAACAGCGTTTGCTCACTGAATTGCGCGAAAAACAGCATGAAGTTGAAGTGAAATCGAGCACCGACTTTCTGACGGGCCTTGAAAACGACCGTTCGTTTCTCGAAAAGCTCGATATTGAGATTAACCGGGCATCAAGGGCCGAGCAGACCGTCTCGCTTCTACTGTGCGACATCGATGTTTTCAAAGCATTCAATGAAGAGAACGGCCGCATATTGGGCGATAGGGCGCTTCTGGATGTTGCCAAGCTCATAAAGAAGCTGATCAGAGATTACGATGTAGCCGCGCGATATGACGGCGAAGGATTTGCAGCCATTGTCAACGATACCGACGCAAGCGTTGCTTATTCAGTCGGCGAGCGGATTCGCAAGGCCATTGAAGCGCATGAGTTTACGGCTTGTGAGGGGACTGCACAGCTAACGATAAGCATCGGGATAGCCACGTACCCGACCGACGCGGTTCGAAAAGACCTCTTAATCGGCGCCGCCGAGTTCGCGCTCGAGCAAGCCAGGAAAAACGGCGGAAACAAGACCGCTGTCTTTACTAACGTCGGAGCCAGCGCCAGCGCCTAATCTGGTACAACTACTGGTCTTAGCATAGCAAACCCCGTTTAAACCGGATGATTTTAACAAACCAATTTCCGCTAAGGCCTCACTATAACAGCAGGATAAACGCTTACCATAACCTTTAGACCCTTCTGTTCCGACGGTTTACTTCATTGTTCCTAAGCATTCTCCATTAGGGTATAATAGCCTTGCTAGGCAGACCCTAGCGAAACTCGAAGAATCCTAAGGAGCTCAATTGTCGTTCGTTCACCTTCATACGCACTCTGAATACTCACTGCTTGATGGTGCGTCGCGCTTAAAAGAATTGGTCGCAAAGGCCAAAGCACTCGGCATGCCGGCGATCGCTCTTACCGATCACGGTGTTATGTACGGCGCTAT encodes:
- a CDS encoding YerC/YecD family TrpR-related protein; its protein translation is MSVDDKIKTDQVDDLFEAILKLKTRDEVYKFLEDLCTIAEIKSMAQRWAVARKLDAGETYIDIATDTGASTATISRVKRYLEYGADGYRLILDRMED
- a CDS encoding GGDEF domain-containing protein, coding for MNKLDLLDDRRAHLSFKLSIISIVLVATVFTIFASFTLNHYTQIIGQERKEQLLAITNAAVAGLGSLNITDARTSERVLDEIAGSSSDIQAVVLYSAGESGEAQEVARNTGALLASSAAINAPSLNALQPGHPYYGELKVTNGRTMVYTTALIQSRGGAQAMLAIYAKGVPAATVERYAMLTYAEALIAIIALCGFLFVVHKKEVFTPLSKLLACAREATGNSAGIPNNMVYDEFGELSYELNLMACELFSNREEKQRLLTELREKQHEVEVKSSTDFLTGLENDRSFLEKLDIEINRASRAEQTVSLLLCDIDVFKAFNEENGRILGDRALLDVAKLIKKLIRDYDVAARYDGEGFAAIVNDTDASVAYSVGERIRKAIEAHEFTACEGTAQLTISIGIATYPTDAVRKDLLIGAAEFALEQARKNGGNKTAVFTNVGASASA